The Nocardioides salarius genome includes a region encoding these proteins:
- a CDS encoding reprolysin-like metallopeptidase, producing the protein MTRSRLAVLAATALAAGLLPALSTTGSAAAAPTTLRSTADGDDIFSVLPDFEPSGDRVRVEAEDFSAVRIDLGAARAALTSAPKRAAARGEVFELPTPEGKAERFRVHRTTVMEPTLAAAHPELRSYAGQSLDTPGRSVVLDVTPLGLHASVRGPGGDYLVDPAYDKAGTTAHLSYYAKDAATPVPDLLEQEEPREIAPRIGTDNADPEAGELVTRRTYRIAIANDPSYADYFGTDNVLAEKFTLISRVNQVYNDDLGIRMVLIDDTEDLNFDTEAKAQGADGPCGSAPCFDPPVGDDPEADDYVPGMLEFCSPGALGRMRTVLGQVVGADAYDVGHLVLGVNGGGVAYLGVVGQDYSSGGCTGLPEPRGDFFAIDYVAHEIGHQFAANHTFNGTQGACGGNIADASVEPGSGSSVMAYAGICGTDDLQPHTDPYFSQLTVEEVTSFVTERVRSGYEVQTVSLRGFDSPGDSLEISFGDESRTVTRGENYNRAGVEAAVEAVTDVDVRIARWGYDAYGDFSQAIANPGVPSEAGFQVIFNDELDPFGSGNGERKNYTSLAVTGSAGVTAFVGETAKGGPAANRGDQVAVTANHKPVVKAGRNRVIPARTPFELSGRATDEDGDDLTFLWEQDNTGLGTALTSNRKIFGPLFRVFSDNAVVTNEAALLSPSPGQNSADSSAKRSFPDLRQVMRGATNAKTGACPTPRIDTDEEEELESVIINDRELDCFSEFLPTRDYRGTASENNHKLVFRLTARDGFTEGGGSSYDDVKLRMKKKAGPFLVKTQDDGRTLQGGKKVRVAWDVARTRSLARNVRVKLTTDGGETWSNVARKTKNDGAVRVRLPKVTSDDAWFKIEALGNIFYDTNDEAFSIK; encoded by the coding sequence ATGACTCGCTCCCGCCTGGCCGTGCTGGCCGCCACTGCGTTGGCCGCCGGCTTGTTGCCCGCACTCTCCACCACCGGCTCCGCCGCGGCCGCGCCCACCACGCTGCGCTCCACGGCCGACGGTGACGACATCTTCTCGGTCCTGCCCGACTTCGAGCCCAGCGGCGACCGGGTGCGCGTCGAGGCCGAGGACTTCTCCGCCGTGCGCATCGACCTGGGCGCCGCGCGGGCCGCGCTGACCAGCGCACCCAAGCGGGCCGCCGCACGCGGCGAGGTCTTCGAGCTGCCCACGCCCGAGGGCAAGGCCGAGCGCTTCCGCGTGCACCGCACCACCGTGATGGAGCCGACGCTGGCCGCCGCGCACCCCGAGCTGCGCAGCTACGCCGGGCAGTCGCTCGACACCCCCGGGCGCAGCGTCGTGCTCGACGTGACCCCCCTGGGTCTGCACGCGTCGGTGCGCGGGCCGGGCGGTGACTACCTGGTCGACCCCGCGTACGACAAGGCCGGCACGACCGCCCACCTGAGCTACTACGCCAAGGACGCCGCCACCCCGGTGCCCGACCTGCTCGAGCAGGAGGAGCCCCGCGAGATCGCCCCCCGCATCGGCACCGACAACGCAGACCCCGAGGCCGGCGAGCTGGTCACCCGCCGGACCTACCGGATCGCGATCGCCAACGACCCGTCGTACGCGGACTACTTCGGCACCGACAACGTCCTGGCCGAGAAGTTCACGCTGATCAGCCGGGTCAACCAGGTCTACAACGACGACCTCGGCATCCGGATGGTGCTCATCGACGACACCGAGGACCTGAACTTCGACACCGAGGCCAAGGCGCAGGGCGCCGACGGCCCCTGCGGCTCCGCGCCCTGCTTCGACCCGCCGGTCGGCGACGACCCGGAGGCCGACGACTACGTGCCCGGGATGCTCGAGTTCTGCAGTCCCGGTGCGCTGGGCCGGATGCGCACCGTGCTCGGCCAGGTCGTCGGCGCCGACGCCTACGACGTGGGCCACCTGGTGCTCGGCGTCAACGGCGGCGGTGTCGCCTACCTCGGCGTCGTGGGCCAGGACTATTCCTCGGGCGGTTGCACCGGGCTGCCCGAGCCGCGCGGCGACTTCTTCGCCATCGACTACGTGGCCCACGAGATCGGCCACCAGTTCGCGGCCAACCACACGTTCAACGGCACCCAGGGCGCGTGCGGCGGCAACATCGCCGACGCCTCCGTCGAGCCCGGCTCCGGCTCGTCGGTGATGGCCTACGCCGGCATCTGCGGAACCGACGACCTGCAGCCGCACACCGACCCCTACTTCTCGCAGCTCACCGTCGAGGAGGTCACCTCGTTCGTGACCGAGCGGGTGCGCAGCGGCTACGAGGTTCAGACGGTCTCGCTGCGCGGCTTCGACAGCCCGGGCGACAGCCTCGAGATCAGCTTCGGCGACGAGTCGCGCACCGTGACCCGTGGCGAGAACTACAACCGCGCCGGCGTCGAGGCGGCTGTTGAGGCCGTCACCGACGTGGACGTGCGGATCGCTCGTTGGGGCTACGACGCCTACGGTGACTTCAGCCAGGCCATCGCCAACCCCGGGGTGCCCAGCGAGGCTGGCTTCCAGGTGATCTTCAACGACGAGCTCGACCCCTTCGGCAGCGGCAACGGCGAGCGCAAGAACTACACCTCGCTGGCTGTGACCGGCAGCGCGGGCGTGACCGCCTTCGTCGGCGAGACCGCCAAGGGCGGCCCCGCTGCCAACCGGGGCGACCAGGTCGCGGTGACCGCCAACCACAAACCGGTCGTCAAGGCCGGGCGCAACCGGGTCATCCCGGCACGCACCCCCTTCGAGCTCTCCGGACGGGCCACCGACGAGGACGGCGACGACCTGACCTTCCTGTGGGAGCAGGACAACACCGGCCTGGGCACCGCCCTGACCAGCAACCGCAAGATCTTCGGCCCGCTCTTCCGGGTCTTCAGCGACAACGCGGTCGTCACCAACGAGGCGGCGCTGCTCAGCCCCTCACCCGGCCAGAACAGCGCCGACAGCAGCGCCAAGCGCAGCTTCCCCGACCTGCGCCAGGTGATGCGGGGCGCCACCAACGCCAAGACGGGCGCCTGCCCGACGCCTCGCATCGACACCGACGAGGAGGAAGAGCTCGAGAGCGTGATCATCAACGACCGCGAGCTGGACTGCTTCTCGGAGTTCCTGCCCACCCGCGACTACCGCGGCACCGCGTCGGAGAACAACCACAAGCTGGTCTTCCGGCTCACCGCCCGCGACGGCTTCACCGAGGGCGGCGGCAGCTCCTACGACGACGTCAAGCTGCGGATGAAGAAGAAGGCCGGACCGTTCCTGGTCAAGACCCAGGACGACGGCCGGACCCTCCAGGGCGGCAAGAAGGTGCGC
- a CDS encoding dihydrofolate reductase family protein, translating to MRVLIGAQSNDDVSDDDLTNLYAAEASAAKPWMRCNMVSTVDGSATGAAGDSGSINNDADGRVFRVLRGLADVIVVGAGTAKAEAYGPADVPIVLVSRKAQVPESLRDAPAGSVYLATCSRSDGVDAARELLGEEHVLTLGSHRVDLALLKKELADRGWVHQLCEGGPHLLRDLVFQGCVDELTATTVPQIVGGGYGRITEGAPVETELDLTLLLEDHGTLLGRWRVKN from the coding sequence ATGCGAGTCCTGATCGGTGCTCAGAGCAACGACGACGTCAGTGACGACGACCTGACGAACCTCTACGCCGCCGAGGCGAGCGCGGCGAAGCCGTGGATGCGCTGCAACATGGTCAGCACCGTCGACGGCAGCGCCACCGGTGCGGCCGGTGACTCCGGCTCGATCAACAACGACGCCGACGGCCGGGTCTTCCGGGTGCTCCGCGGTCTCGCCGACGTGATCGTGGTGGGTGCCGGCACCGCCAAGGCCGAGGCCTATGGGCCCGCCGACGTGCCGATCGTGCTGGTCAGCCGCAAGGCGCAGGTGCCCGAGTCGCTGCGTGACGCGCCCGCCGGCTCGGTCTACCTGGCCACCTGCTCGCGCTCCGACGGCGTCGACGCCGCCCGCGAGCTGCTCGGCGAGGAGCACGTGCTGACCCTCGGTTCGCACCGCGTCGACCTGGCGCTGCTGAAGAAGGAGCTCGCCGACCGCGGCTGGGTGCACCAGCTCTGCGAGGGCGGCCCGCACCTGCTGCGCGACCTGGTCTTCCAGGGCTGCGTAGACGAGCTGACCGCCACCACCGTGCCGCAGATCGTGGGCGGCGGCTACGGCCGGATCACTGAGGGCGCGCCGGTCGAGACCGAGCTCGACCTGACCCTGCTTCTCGAGGACCACGGCACGCTGCTCGGACGCTGGCGCGTCAAGAACTGA
- a CDS encoding enoyl-CoA hydratase-related protein → MSEETPDLLVTRTDGVVEVTFDRPHRHNAFTRDMYAALKDLCAELRESADVRVLVLRGAGGRAFAAGNEISDFLEQDPVAYEDWIRELLESLFALPQVTIAAIDGVCVGGGLAVATHCDLRIASGGSRFGYPIARTLGNALAASIVYRCATVFGEPITREMLLASRLVGADRAYAVGALMAVTEDLGAELASLLDGLRAASPVTLRATKGQLLDRARRLEASPAGDTDLLREVYTGPDFAEGVRAFLAKEKPAFGS, encoded by the coding sequence GTGAGCGAGGAGACCCCCGACCTGCTGGTGACCCGCACCGACGGCGTGGTGGAGGTCACCTTCGACCGGCCGCACCGGCACAACGCCTTCACCCGTGACATGTACGCGGCACTCAAGGACCTGTGCGCTGAGCTGCGCGAGAGCGCCGACGTGCGGGTACTGGTGCTACGCGGGGCCGGGGGCCGGGCTTTCGCGGCCGGCAACGAGATCTCTGACTTCCTCGAGCAGGACCCGGTCGCATACGAGGACTGGATCCGTGAGCTGCTTGAGTCGCTCTTCGCGCTGCCCCAGGTGACGATTGCTGCGATCGACGGGGTCTGCGTCGGTGGGGGACTGGCCGTGGCCACGCACTGCGACCTGCGGATCGCCTCGGGCGGTTCCCGGTTCGGTTACCCCATCGCGCGCACCCTCGGCAACGCGCTGGCCGCGTCCATCGTCTACCGCTGCGCCACGGTCTTCGGGGAGCCGATCACCCGCGAGATGTTGCTTGCCTCGCGGCTCGTCGGAGCCGACCGGGCCTACGCGGTGGGCGCGCTGATGGCCGTGACCGAGGACCTCGGCGCCGAGCTCGCCAGCCTCCTCGACGGGCTGCGTGCGGCCTCGCCCGTCACGCTGCGGGCCACCAAGGGCCAGCTGCTCGACCGAGCCCGCCGCCTCGAGGCATCGCCGGCCGGTGACACCGACCTATTGCGCGAGGTCTACACCGGGCCCGACTTCGCCGAGGGCGTGCGCGCGTTCCTGGCCAAGGAGAAGCCGGCCTTCGGCTCCTGA
- a CDS encoding sugar transferase: MTTTSEHTQSVATATPSRMLRYLPASALLIDAALMTLVGLVAIVGRRELDVFASSAQVEDQLVLAGPLMIVGWIATVALLGGYRRDVFGVGTDEYRRVLNASLLAAGVTGVVCYLARFDLSRGFFLLAYGLGVPSLILGRMALRRALHSARRRGLLRHRVLIAGSRAHIDEIARVLGREPWLGYEVIGALTPEYDLSEETATGVPVVGNADEATSLAKAYNADSIFFAGGAVGSSSQFRRAIWELEHESIQVVIAPSVTDISNERINIRPVGGLPLMHIEPPTWSDASRWGKRLFDLAGSLFLVLVFSPLFAFAALSVKLHDRGPVLFRQERIGKDGGRFACLKFRTMVVDAEARLNSLHEASGHSEGLFKMKDDPRITVPGRWLRRFSIDELPQLFNVVRGDMSLVGPRPPLLREVESYDVDTTRRLHVRPGMTGLWQVSGRSDLTWDEAIRLDLYYVDNWSMLQDISILTKTLGAVVSSRGAY; this comes from the coding sequence GTGACCACCACGTCCGAGCACACTCAGTCCGTCGCGACCGCCACTCCCAGCCGCATGCTCCGCTACCTGCCGGCCTCAGCCCTGCTCATCGATGCGGCGCTGATGACCCTCGTAGGTCTCGTCGCCATCGTGGGACGACGGGAGCTTGACGTCTTCGCCTCGTCCGCCCAGGTCGAGGACCAGCTTGTGCTTGCCGGGCCGCTCATGATCGTCGGATGGATCGCCACGGTCGCGCTGCTCGGCGGCTACCGCCGCGACGTCTTCGGAGTCGGCACCGACGAATACCGTCGCGTCCTCAACGCCAGCTTGCTCGCGGCCGGAGTTACTGGCGTCGTCTGCTACTTGGCACGTTTCGATCTCTCGCGAGGATTCTTCCTCCTGGCCTACGGCCTCGGAGTGCCCTCACTCATCCTCGGTCGCATGGCGCTGCGCCGTGCGCTGCACAGCGCACGTCGCCGAGGGTTGCTGCGTCACCGAGTGCTCATCGCCGGGTCGCGCGCCCACATCGACGAAATTGCCCGGGTACTGGGTCGCGAGCCCTGGCTCGGCTACGAGGTCATCGGAGCCCTCACTCCCGAGTACGACCTCAGCGAGGAGACCGCGACAGGCGTCCCCGTGGTGGGCAACGCCGACGAGGCCACATCCTTGGCGAAGGCATACAACGCCGACTCCATTTTCTTTGCCGGTGGGGCCGTGGGCTCGTCGTCACAGTTCCGCAGGGCCATTTGGGAGCTCGAGCACGAGTCGATCCAAGTCGTCATCGCCCCCAGCGTCACCGATATCTCCAACGAGCGCATCAATATTCGCCCCGTCGGGGGTCTGCCGCTGATGCACATCGAACCCCCAACATGGTCGGACGCTTCTCGCTGGGGCAAGCGGCTCTTCGACCTTGCCGGCTCGCTGTTCCTGGTTCTCGTCTTCTCGCCGCTGTTCGCCTTTGCCGCTCTGAGCGTCAAGCTGCACGACCGCGGCCCGGTCCTGTTCCGACAGGAGCGCATCGGCAAGGACGGCGGACGTTTCGCCTGCCTTAAGTTCCGTACCATGGTGGTCGACGCCGAGGCCCGCCTGAATTCGCTGCACGAGGCGTCTGGGCACAGCGAGGGTCTGTTCAAGATGAAGGACGACCCGCGCATCACCGTCCCCGGCCGCTGGCTGCGCCGGTTCTCGATCGACGAGCTGCCGCAGCTGTTCAACGTGGTACGTGGCGACATGTCCCTCGTTGGACCACGTCCCCCGCTGCTACGCGAGGTGGAGTCGTACGACGTTGACACCACCCGTCGCCTGCACGTGCGCCCCGGCATGACCGGCTTGTGGCAGGTCTCAGGACGCTCGGACCTGACATGGGACGAGGCGATCCGTCTCGACCTCTACTACGTCGACAACTGGTCGATGCTGCAGGACATCTCAATCCTGACCAAGACGCTCGGTGCCGTAGTCAGCAGCCGCGGCGCCTACTGA
- a CDS encoding acyltransferase gives MTHKPRKIASKAVQALRAYDLGRKGVTLGERSRVHGNVIAYLYPGSNVEIGANATLVAQTSRNSLEARGPIILRTNSSSARIYIGDDTGITSSTISASSQITIGKRVLIGGGVIITDSDHHIIDAAPASRRRYAGPEEPQVRDAIHIEDDAFVGARTIVLKGVRIGKGSVIGAGSVVVSDIPQHSLAAGNPCKVIRGLR, from the coding sequence ATGACGCACAAGCCACGCAAAATTGCTAGCAAAGCCGTCCAAGCACTTAGGGCCTACGACCTAGGTCGAAAGGGGGTGACTCTTGGCGAGCGCAGCAGAGTACACGGAAATGTCATCGCATATCTCTACCCAGGGTCCAACGTCGAGATTGGCGCCAACGCAACCCTAGTCGCCCAAACTTCCCGCAATAGTCTCGAAGCTCGCGGTCCCATAATTCTACGCACCAATTCATCGTCCGCTCGTATCTACATCGGCGACGACACGGGGATAACATCAAGTACAATAAGCGCCTCATCTCAGATCACTATTGGAAAACGTGTGTTGATCGGGGGTGGAGTCATCATCACCGACTCTGACCATCACATTATCGATGCAGCCCCAGCTTCGCGTAGAAGATACGCTGGCCCCGAAGAACCGCAAGTAAGGGATGCCATACACATCGAAGATGACGCGTTCGTTGGCGCTAGGACGATTGTCCTGAAAGGCGTACGGATAGGAAAAGGATCCGTCATTGGAGCGGGGTCAGTAGTTGTAAGTGACATCCCCCAGCACTCTTTGGCCGCCGGAAACCCTTGCAAAGTCATACGTGGACTCCGATAG
- a CDS encoding glycosyltransferase, with translation MTEVLRIVAIGSATGTYGGPFDTAVNQARIGSGAGHHVNVLCGHFADDAPLGRKVGGSSVRSLIPSLPFVTAFSSRLALKIWKAVRRAHVVHISFAREAIPVFSLLVARLTGTSVILQPHGMLTSRTSRKHALVDLPLRNLARASKIVIALTDVEAEQLRAWFGASCPPLMILGNPTPLLDGRDHMSLLDEDGGPPELLWLARLHPRKRVSVFGQAARTAKREGLNWDFCVVGPDGGELPLLLEMVSELSRSPGPGRLRYEGAIPGAEVAQRVSKCQVFVLTADSEPWGNVLVLAISLGKPCVVPESSALATVVREFGAGIVVPDDEPNAVVRAVSEILSEHRYGSFVDGCRELAARHFSDAYQRQRLDALYRSFSPRA, from the coding sequence ATGACCGAAGTGTTGCGGATAGTCGCCATCGGTAGTGCCACAGGCACGTACGGGGGGCCGTTCGATACGGCTGTTAATCAGGCGCGTATTGGTAGTGGAGCTGGGCATCATGTGAACGTTCTGTGTGGCCACTTCGCGGACGATGCTCCGCTCGGTCGCAAAGTGGGCGGCTCATCGGTCCGTTCGTTGATCCCATCACTTCCTTTTGTCACTGCTTTCTCATCACGCTTGGCGTTAAAAATATGGAAGGCTGTGCGGCGCGCCCACGTTGTACATATCTCATTCGCGAGGGAGGCCATACCTGTATTTTCGTTGTTGGTCGCGCGTTTGACTGGTACATCCGTTATCTTACAGCCTCACGGGATGCTGACCTCTAGGACGTCTAGAAAGCATGCGCTAGTAGATTTGCCGTTGCGTAACCTTGCGCGTGCGTCCAAGATTGTGATCGCGCTCACCGACGTCGAAGCCGAACAGCTGCGCGCTTGGTTCGGAGCGAGCTGCCCGCCGCTCATGATTCTCGGGAACCCAACGCCACTACTTGATGGTCGCGATCATATGTCGCTGCTTGATGAAGACGGCGGCCCGCCTGAACTCCTCTGGTTGGCACGCTTGCACCCACGTAAGCGTGTTTCGGTCTTTGGTCAGGCGGCCCGCACTGCCAAACGAGAAGGCTTGAATTGGGATTTCTGCGTGGTGGGGCCCGACGGCGGAGAACTTCCACTACTGCTCGAAATGGTGTCGGAGCTCTCTCGATCTCCGGGGCCGGGTAGGCTTCGATACGAAGGAGCCATTCCAGGAGCAGAAGTCGCCCAGCGAGTTTCTAAGTGCCAAGTATTTGTTTTGACCGCAGATTCTGAACCATGGGGTAACGTGCTCGTGCTCGCGATATCGTTAGGGAAGCCCTGTGTCGTGCCAGAGTCGTCGGCATTGGCCACGGTGGTGAGAGAATTTGGCGCAGGGATAGTCGTTCCCGATGATGAACCGAATGCAGTAGTGAGGGCCGTCAGCGAAATATTGTCGGAGCACAGGTATGGTTCGTTTGTTGATGGCTGTCGCGAGCTCGCGGCCAGGCATTTTTCGGATGCTTATCAACGGCAGAGACTGGATGCTTTGTATCGATCTTTCAGTCCCCGTGCGTGA
- a CDS encoding glycosyltransferase family 4 protein, with product MTDSGLVRLLHPTGNANVKQVIRALVEADKLEMFVTGIGFSSGSAANHLGHLFQSRMYDVPESRYLSSRPLPEIWRLLLLHGKSDRARTAAMYGRFGIDWVSSHVDRRSAATLSASAASAVYGYSSHSSQSFELASRLGIGRVLEVHHAHWETAYEISEAAQEQYPQWHNPIASRGRDVVANVRADQELEYAQVAVCPSTQVLESVKRTAFQGKTVHVPYGCPPPVQRTSSISPQTAKLKVLYVGRLDLMKGFPVLMSAWNEALRGKVDLTVIGRLPAVSPPGLRDFLSQVQYLGPQSHAMVQRRMLEHDVLVAPSYVEGRSLVVSEAMSAGLPVVITRGTGCEDLALGGAGLIMDVGSGESMVDRLSVLDSERSKLDAMSSAASKLAVQNSWAAFRRGVLGAVSSTSSVE from the coding sequence GTGACTGATTCTGGCCTCGTGCGCCTGCTGCATCCGACGGGGAATGCCAACGTGAAGCAAGTCATTCGTGCTCTCGTAGAAGCCGACAAGTTGGAGATGTTCGTTACCGGTATCGGGTTCAGTTCCGGAAGCGCCGCGAACCACTTGGGCCATCTTTTTCAGTCGAGGATGTACGATGTGCCCGAAAGCAGATATTTATCTAGTCGGCCGCTCCCTGAGATCTGGCGACTTTTGTTACTTCACGGGAAGAGCGATCGCGCGCGAACTGCCGCAATGTACGGCCGTTTCGGAATCGACTGGGTCTCGTCACATGTTGATCGGAGATCGGCAGCCACCCTTTCAGCGTCGGCGGCCTCCGCGGTCTACGGTTATTCGAGTCACTCATCGCAGAGTTTCGAGTTGGCTAGCCGCCTGGGTATTGGTCGCGTCTTAGAGGTGCATCATGCTCACTGGGAGACTGCCTATGAAATCTCGGAGGCCGCTCAAGAGCAATACCCTCAGTGGCACAATCCCATTGCTTCTCGGGGCCGCGACGTGGTCGCCAACGTTCGTGCCGACCAAGAGTTGGAGTACGCACAGGTAGCGGTTTGTCCAAGCACCCAGGTTCTTGAGAGTGTGAAGCGGACCGCGTTTCAGGGCAAGACGGTGCATGTTCCATATGGTTGTCCACCCCCAGTCCAGCGCACCTCATCGATCTCTCCGCAGACTGCGAAGTTGAAGGTCTTGTACGTGGGACGGCTGGACCTCATGAAGGGTTTCCCCGTACTCATGAGCGCTTGGAACGAAGCTCTGCGTGGCAAAGTAGATCTGACCGTTATCGGGCGCTTGCCTGCGGTGTCCCCGCCTGGTCTCCGCGATTTCCTTTCTCAGGTTCAATACCTAGGACCTCAATCCCACGCAATGGTGCAAAGGCGGATGCTTGAACATGACGTTCTGGTCGCGCCTAGTTATGTCGAAGGGCGTTCGCTCGTGGTCTCCGAGGCGATGAGCGCCGGGTTGCCCGTAGTGATCACCCGCGGTACCGGCTGTGAAGACTTAGCTCTCGGCGGCGCGGGCCTTATTATGGACGTTGGCTCTGGAGAAAGCATGGTAGATCGGTTGTCTGTTCTCGACTCCGAGCGCAGCAAGTTGGATGCCATGAGTTCTGCGGCCTCTAAGTTGGCGGTTCAGAACAGCTGGGCCGCCTTCCGTCGCGGCGTTCTTGGCGCTGTCAGTTCAACCTCCTCGGTCGAGTGA
- a CDS encoding glycosyltransferase family 4 protein: MKILINTPVYPPSRGGIETFTEGLADELHGRGHDVTVMVPGKSGVALGGHVRVISRRQWITHLIKLLRAEVVVNSGPAMRSSWTSLFVRRRRVNIHHIDLTRTAQTNDLRSNLKTWVFSKSCDVYVSHELQRRSGRSGLVIHNFYNEVPDNANAVIESQRRDILFVGRMLPGKGVDVLLRAFAESANVLPKDVNLVIVGEGPCLADARKLAEYLRIDQRTRFLGQLPQNRVQDCMRRADILVVPSNWGEPYGLVVLEALAAGCRVVVSRDGGLPEALSGHGTVVEPGNTAQLGAAIRSLVVSVRTGQMSDSLRAHLARRSRPAVVDEYEQLFREVVAQSRRWKIDRRRRRH; the protein is encoded by the coding sequence ATGAAGATTCTCATCAACACGCCAGTGTATCCGCCGAGCAGAGGCGGGATTGAAACTTTCACCGAGGGCCTAGCAGACGAACTCCATGGGCGCGGGCACGATGTAACCGTGATGGTTCCTGGTAAATCTGGAGTGGCGCTGGGGGGACACGTTCGGGTGATCTCGCGTCGTCAATGGATTACTCACCTAATCAAACTTCTGCGAGCGGAAGTTGTCGTGAACAGTGGGCCGGCGATGCGCTCGTCCTGGACAAGCTTGTTCGTCCGACGACGCCGAGTGAATATTCATCATATCGATCTCACTCGAACTGCCCAAACCAACGATTTACGATCAAACCTTAAGACTTGGGTGTTTAGTAAATCATGCGATGTTTACGTCAGTCATGAATTACAACGACGCTCCGGCCGCAGTGGACTCGTTATCCATAATTTTTACAACGAGGTTCCGGATAATGCAAATGCGGTCATTGAATCACAAAGAAGAGATATCTTGTTCGTTGGAAGGATGCTGCCTGGGAAAGGCGTAGATGTGCTGCTCAGAGCGTTCGCAGAATCGGCGAATGTGCTTCCGAAAGACGTGAATCTAGTCATTGTGGGCGAAGGTCCTTGCCTGGCAGACGCACGAAAGTTGGCTGAGTACCTGAGGATTGACCAACGGACTCGTTTCCTTGGTCAACTTCCGCAGAACCGGGTCCAGGATTGTATGAGACGAGCAGACATCCTGGTCGTCCCGTCGAATTGGGGTGAGCCATATGGCCTTGTCGTCCTGGAAGCCTTGGCCGCAGGCTGCCGCGTGGTGGTGTCTCGCGACGGTGGGCTGCCTGAGGCGTTGAGCGGACACGGAACCGTCGTGGAACCTGGGAACACTGCACAACTCGGGGCTGCGATTCGCAGCCTGGTTGTTTCCGTCAGAACGGGCCAGATGAGTGACTCGCTGCGCGCGCACTTAGCGCGGAGAAGTCGACCGGCCGTTGTGGATGAGTACGAACAGCTGTTCAGGGAGGTCGTGGCGCAATCACGACGCTGGAAAATCGACAGGCGTAGGCGTAGGCATTGA
- a CDS encoding glycosyltransferase family 2 protein, protein MGGELASVDVVVTTFNRRETTRQCLDGLSEQLGRGIDYDLGVILVDDASTDGTAALAEAYAPWVRVVRTDGNLFWARSMSLGLRLAAEREPDFLLMLNDDVKLDSDAIISSLQQHKSLPGPCVLAGSTRGSDDRAETTYGGLLLRGRRPTALQRVGPAGPSNRSIDTFNGNFVLIPHAVYSDVGDLDGAFAHSYADIDYGLRVKRYGYNCYLMTNHVGICDRNSTRGSYLDNELSRRIRFKHLLSPKGLPVRSQARYLRRHGGLFWPIYFAATYLRHSMRIARQM, encoded by the coding sequence GTGGGCGGTGAGCTGGCCTCGGTCGACGTCGTAGTCACGACTTTCAACCGTCGAGAGACGACGCGCCAATGCCTCGACGGATTGAGCGAACAGCTAGGTAGAGGGATCGACTACGACTTGGGCGTGATACTGGTCGATGATGCGAGCACCGACGGCACCGCCGCCCTCGCCGAAGCGTACGCCCCTTGGGTCAGGGTTGTTCGCACGGACGGTAACCTATTCTGGGCTAGAAGCATGAGTCTTGGGTTGCGGCTTGCCGCCGAACGAGAACCGGACTTTTTGTTGATGCTGAACGACGATGTGAAGCTTGACAGTGACGCAATTATTTCATCGTTGCAGCAACATAAAAGCTTGCCTGGGCCCTGTGTGCTCGCAGGGTCGACTCGCGGCAGTGATGATCGTGCTGAAACGACTTATGGTGGTCTGCTCTTGCGAGGACGTCGACCGACTGCTCTTCAAAGAGTTGGTCCGGCCGGTCCATCAAATAGGTCGATAGACACCTTCAATGGAAATTTTGTTCTGATTCCTCATGCGGTGTACTCGGACGTAGGAGATCTGGATGGCGCCTTTGCTCATTCGTATGCAGACATAGATTATGGCCTGAGAGTTAAGCGTTATGGCTATAATTGCTACTTAATGACCAACCATGTAGGCATTTGTGATCGAAACTCCACGCGGGGTTCATACCTGGACAACGAGTTAAGTCGTCGAATAAGATTCAAACACCTGCTGTCCCCAAAGGGGCTCCCAGTGAGATCGCAAGCCAGGTACCTCAGGCGTCACGGAGGCTTGTTCTGGCCGATCTATTTCGCCGCAACCTACCTTCGACACTCGATGAGAATTGCACGGCAAATGTAA